The Candidatus Paceibacterota bacterium genome includes a window with the following:
- a CDS encoding Calx-beta domain-containing protein, whose product MKVCSLGRLGLVALGVAAWAGLATTVVRAQGLDNDAFSGAYAISGFWGTTNIDTSEATAEEGEPNHANGAAANSVWYKLIGIQDGTVTVHTYGSAVDTRLAVYAVPANTNAAVDASLFPLAANDDMDLSQGFGPTVAGGPSAVTFPVRQGGTYYVAVDSNEGGGEVQLTWGYNFGGLFYFAKPQVEAGKNEGAIQFAVGRAFGSAGRVLVDVVTTNYTGDLTPATEGVDYEPVNATLIFDDFEMLKTFQVPIMDAPFAGDPEDTNAAPFNPNYHFGVQVVAVRFDPQENTNLLAPPAILSGQDTSVGRMLETNIRSGFGDPEEPPIPLFAAATNIINFAVKHHIVLSEVYGDRHGHDGFAHVVFTRGGAGDPSQTCDIRWGINSLINLGDLRNNIFDLSPESDYATPEPPESSPRGVGPWDFGGPYSGTVSWGAFDFDPKEILIPINNDSLVEFNEDFEVELTDAGAQNCKKGEVDTCIVTIPFDGNDQPAGALESGFNPHNQPPSNALPGANAVIFALAIQPDGRAVIGGGFTAYNAFLRNRIARVNVNGSIDESFDPGNGADGLVTSLALQADGNILMGGDFRAVNGVNRYRVARLTPSGGVDLSFNPGLGVDDIVWSLALSTNDSVVIGGQFSSCNNYPRDHVARLDAQGNVDLTFDTSGLGLNGTVWAVAPQSDGKVVIGGDFTVAGGFLRSRIARLNTDGSLDTTFDPGLGANDTIYTVLVQPDGKILVGGAFTQFHTAGHHGLTRLSATGALDPTFSPGSSANDVVYSVLFSPIDSRIYVGGMFTAFNGTRRVGLARLFADGTVDTSFLDMAYNHFAGLVNPLFNPDLYPHNVVYALGLNQVMVNGEAVHDVLIGGSFSLVGGGGGARRSRDNRENLALLRGGSTTGPGNITITYPSGSGINNANKNGQRLRVTINRANGTLGTVSTRFSPDPLPVGPGAAIYGQDYTYDPINFGQASFGSTWSITRMVSDGIWGTNYPSSLTVFPDLFIVGIPMPQVNIINNTSASGNRSYNLNLSIPAQVDTFFLGGANVPLGTALGPQPSTPSLIIDNLDPPGTFTFITTNHTVSETMSSASIMVIRTNGSGDTVTLKYRTFDLPGTPPPGIGFARSNINYYPASGTLTFYPGITNRSFNVGIRQDGQVTPDLALLLVITNIVAQHPMNGTALGGITNAWLTIVDGDFPQGRLNFSAASFATNEDAGHALITVTRTGGSQGTMTVLCSTTNSPGSTAVPNANYLPVTNVLLTWTNGDSSPKTFMVPVLHDHQITSDLTVDLQLSTPVLNGVTNDAALGLLSSARLTILNVDNLGFLSFSSPAYSQNESGGFAIVPVVRRGGSAGTLTATFNTTPGPDTLAGTHFLPTNGSLSFGPGEVSKVFTVPLINNHRTDLSNRAVVLQLTNETPAGVLAAPSTALLNIVSGGFNLPPGSADPNFRPAFDGVVNAVALQPNGAVVAGGAFTIANSVTRNRLARLNADGSLDFTFASRPGGANDAIRALALQSDGRILIAGDFTTYDGINRSRFARVNLDGTLDWQFDPGSALNQSAYTVVETFTDTNRIVRKILVGGNFTLANGESRHYLAQFNDDGAVDPDFNADNGAGGIAGPVWAIAVQPDRKIIIGGDFLSINGVARNHIARLNPDGSLDQSFNNPGTGANGSVRTLALQLDGGILVGGLFTRFNDQPQNRIARLNADGSSDPGFSGGVGADGAVYAIALQPDNRILLGGEFTRYDGVTRGHLTRLNPDGSVDPTINFGVGCNSYVASLVVQPDDSILLGGGFTTYDNASAPYLARIRGRSVAGPGTFEFTSATFGANETASNAVVTIRRRGGTSGATASDPNVYVTVATSNGSFPNGATNGVNYIGGMFTNTFPPGETFGTVLIPLLHDFQVTPDLAVNLRLTNIQPLGLAGLGNQPSATLFITNVDSGVRLSSAAYSIAKDAQEGRATITIERFGSTVDAAQVDFMTTTGGTALPFVRYIPVATNVIFAPGQTSQNVFIPIINDDQVLGDQTVTMALANPSNTLLSTPAAATLTIRETSTASGTLAFSAPSYVVSEKGLNARLVVFRTNGVTGTVTADYFTRDGTAAAGVKYVATNGALIFADGETSKTIMVPIIDEPIVQGDQLFFVVLTNAGGGATFTGPTTVPVAIVDDDVGISFAAPIYAVSETAGTLSLSVFRQNGTNLTTTVRYATTNLTASAGINYVGVTNGMLTFNPGETAKAIIIQVLRDPKVTGDAQFVMNLFSPTNVSNPAVPVQLFNFSSTVVNVLDTDTGFTFGTTNRIVITNPDASVVTNASYGVLKSGTNLLVTVIRSNANTGTVSVNYSTVTNANDTAVAGMDYGFTSGLLTFSNNVPVQSFLVPILNNRLPEGDQTFSIRLFNPGGGAQLLAPSTATVTITDNVSAVSFSSADYRVNENAGSATIAVVRSNFTNSIVRVDFGTTNLTAIPGINYSNVSGTLTFNPGETLKTFTVPVKDDGILQGETTVSLLLSNLVGNAVFVNPSAATLTVLETDGSLIVNAGSALVAESGPINGTIDPGETVTVRFALRNRLGTNTVNLVAELLATNGVANPRANLTNTPATNSYGVLVTHGPSAWKPFTFTAIGTNGQTIGATFQLEDRPPGATNNLGQVVFNFTLGQGATRFANSAAIIINDNTNATPYPSTINVAGLAGLVTKATVTLSNLSHTWPNDVDVLLVSPTGQKSYLMAKCGSSFTVNNVNLTFDDTAASLPRFSALVSGTNRPTSYAMATPPFPPALTPPAPYSTNLSAFNGRDPNGDWSLYVIDDALGNHGAISNGWSLSLVTSGAVSPAADVGLAMTVSDPKPPYVVTSNLTFTLSLTNYGPWHASNVVVTLPVPAGMAYVTSSRPGSTTYGAGVVTWTTAWLGTNAANDWAANAITLQPTNTGAFTIAAALTTSTSDVNPDNNTASTNILVAAPTADLLLTLADSPNPVLLGSELTYTFTVSNRGPATATGVAVSNTLPSSVSFVSASPGSTTSYTESGQLVVTYANLGNLTNGAKASFTITVRPLAVGTITDAASCRSDIIDPLKANNAAAVKTIVQAAPLDLTFTRVSGGLAISWPAYAGYFLESTTDLRPPAVWLPVTDAQQALVDGQITVVVPIGPGNRFFRLNWTSTPTPLPLNVSHAGANVIIAWPANLWNLGLESTATLTPPVVWTRVDGPAPVIVDGLNTVTLPIGSGSRMFRLGAQ is encoded by the coding sequence ATGAAAGTCTGTAGCTTGGGCCGTCTCGGTCTGGTGGCGCTCGGAGTAGCTGCCTGGGCCGGATTGGCCACGACAGTCGTGCGGGCTCAGGGCCTCGATAATGACGCCTTCAGCGGAGCCTATGCCATCTCCGGCTTTTGGGGCACGACAAATATTGATACATCTGAGGCAACCGCCGAGGAAGGCGAGCCGAACCACGCGAATGGGGCCGCTGCCAATTCCGTTTGGTACAAGCTCATTGGCATCCAGGATGGCACTGTCACGGTGCATACCTACGGCAGCGCCGTTGATACCCGCCTGGCGGTCTATGCGGTTCCGGCCAACACCAACGCCGCGGTTGACGCCTCACTCTTTCCCCTGGCGGCCAATGACGATATGGACCTGAGCCAGGGGTTCGGCCCCACCGTGGCAGGCGGGCCGAGCGCTGTTACCTTCCCCGTCAGGCAGGGCGGCACCTACTACGTGGCGGTGGATAGCAATGAAGGCGGCGGCGAGGTCCAGTTGACCTGGGGCTATAACTTCGGCGGGCTATTCTACTTCGCCAAACCGCAAGTCGAAGCCGGCAAGAACGAGGGTGCCATCCAATTCGCCGTCGGTCGCGCCTTCGGCAGCGCTGGGCGGGTGCTGGTGGACGTGGTGACCACCAACTACACCGGTGATTTGACTCCGGCCACTGAGGGTGTTGATTACGAACCAGTCAACGCGACACTCATCTTCGATGATTTCGAGATGCTCAAGACGTTCCAGGTGCCGATTATGGACGCCCCTTTTGCGGGCGACCCCGAGGACACCAACGCGGCGCCTTTCAATCCCAATTACCACTTTGGAGTGCAAGTCGTCGCGGTGCGCTTTGACCCGCAGGAAAACACCAATCTGCTCGCACCGCCGGCGATCCTGTCCGGTCAGGATACGAGCGTGGGCCGCATGCTCGAAACCAACATAAGGAGTGGCTTTGGCGATCCGGAAGAGCCGCCCATTCCTTTGTTTGCCGCCGCCACCAACATCATTAACTTCGCAGTCAAACATCACATAGTCCTCTCGGAAGTGTATGGGGACAGGCATGGGCACGATGGCTTTGCGCATGTGGTATTCACGCGCGGCGGCGCTGGCGACCCCAGCCAAACTTGCGATATCCGGTGGGGCATTAACAGCCTGATTAACCTCGGGGACCTGCGTAATAATATATTCGACTTGTCGCCCGAGTCGGATTACGCCACTCCGGAGCCACCCGAGAGCTCTCCGCGCGGCGTTGGTCCGTGGGATTTCGGCGGCCCTTACTCCGGCACGGTCAGTTGGGGGGCATTTGATTTTGACCCCAAGGAAATCCTGATCCCAATCAATAACGACAGCCTGGTTGAATTCAACGAGGACTTCGAAGTCGAGCTGACGGATGCGGGCGCTCAGAATTGCAAAAAGGGCGAAGTGGATACCTGTATCGTGACCATCCCCTTTGATGGGAACGATCAACCTGCCGGCGCCCTCGAGTCGGGCTTTAACCCGCACAACCAGCCGCCGAGCAACGCCCTTCCCGGCGCCAACGCCGTCATTTTCGCCCTGGCGATCCAACCGGACGGGCGCGCCGTGATCGGCGGCGGTTTCACTGCCTACAACGCCTTTCTGCGCAACCGCATCGCGCGCGTCAATGTCAATGGCTCGATTGACGAGAGCTTTGATCCGGGCAACGGCGCCGATGGGCTGGTGACCTCGCTGGCGTTGCAGGCCGACGGCAATATTCTCATGGGCGGCGACTTCCGCGCGGTCAACGGAGTCAATCGGTACCGGGTGGCGCGGCTCACACCGTCTGGCGGCGTGGACCTTTCCTTCAATCCGGGCCTGGGCGTTGATGACATTGTCTGGTCGCTGGCGCTGAGCACCAACGACAGCGTTGTGATTGGTGGGCAGTTTAGCAGCTGCAACAACTACCCGCGCGATCACGTTGCCCGGCTCGATGCTCAGGGTAACGTGGACCTCACCTTTGACACCAGCGGCCTCGGACTCAATGGCACCGTTTGGGCCGTGGCGCCGCAGAGCGACGGCAAGGTGGTCATTGGCGGAGACTTTACCGTGGCTGGCGGTTTCTTGCGTTCCCGCATCGCGCGGCTCAACACCGATGGCTCGCTGGATACTACGTTCGACCCCGGCTTGGGGGCCAATGACACCATTTATACGGTGCTCGTCCAGCCCGACGGCAAAATCCTTGTTGGGGGCGCCTTTACCCAGTTCCACACGGCCGGCCACCATGGCCTGACGCGACTTTCGGCGACCGGGGCCCTCGACCCGACCTTCAGCCCGGGCTCCAGCGCCAACGATGTTGTCTATTCGGTTCTCTTCTCGCCCATTGACTCCAGGATATACGTCGGAGGCATGTTCACCGCCTTCAACGGCACGCGCCGCGTGGGGTTGGCCCGTTTGTTTGCCGATGGCACGGTTGACACCAGTTTCCTGGACATGGCCTACAACCACTTCGCGGGCCTGGTCAATCCGCTGTTCAACCCCGACCTCTATCCGCACAACGTCGTCTACGCCCTTGGCCTGAATCAGGTCATGGTGAACGGGGAGGCTGTGCACGATGTCCTCATCGGGGGCAGTTTCTCCCTCGTGGGGGGAGGCGGTGGTGCCCGGCGATCGCGCGATAACCGGGAGAACCTGGCCCTCCTCCGCGGAGGTTCCACCACCGGCCCCGGCAATATCACCATCACCTATCCCAGCGGTTCCGGCATCAATAACGCCAATAAGAACGGCCAACGCCTCCGGGTGACCATCAACCGCGCCAACGGCACGCTGGGGACCGTGTCAACGCGCTTCTCGCCCGATCCCCTGCCGGTCGGTCCCGGGGCGGCGATCTACGGTCAGGACTACACCTATGATCCCATAAACTTTGGCCAGGCCTCGTTCGGCTCCACCTGGTCTATTACGCGCATGGTGAGCGATGGCATCTGGGGCACGAATTACCCCTCTTCCCTTACCGTGTTCCCCGACCTCTTCATTGTGGGGATCCCAATGCCCCAGGTGAATATCATCAATAACACGAGCGCCTCCGGCAATCGGTCGTATAACCTCAACCTGAGCATCCCGGCACAGGTCGACACTTTCTTCCTGGGTGGCGCCAATGTTCCGCTCGGCACGGCGCTCGGCCCTCAGCCTTCCACCCCGTCCCTGATTATTGATAACCTCGACCCGCCGGGCACCTTCACCTTTATCACGACCAACCATACGGTCAGCGAAACGATGTCCAGCGCTTCCATCATGGTCATCCGCACCAACGGCAGCGGGGACACGGTCACTTTGAAATACAGGACCTTCGACCTCCCGGGTACCCCGCCGCCGGGCATTGGCTTTGCTCGCTCCAACATCAACTACTACCCGGCCAGCGGCACGTTGACGTTCTATCCCGGCATTACCAACCGGAGCTTCAACGTCGGCATCCGGCAGGACGGACAGGTGACCCCGGACCTGGCACTGCTGCTGGTGATCACCAATATTGTCGCCCAGCACCCCATGAACGGCACTGCGCTGGGCGGCATCACCAACGCCTGGCTGACCATTGTTGACGGTGACTTCCCTCAGGGCCGCCTGAATTTCAGCGCGGCGTCATTCGCAACCAACGAGGACGCAGGCCACGCGCTCATTACCGTGACCCGCACCGGCGGCAGCCAGGGAACCATGACCGTTCTTTGTTCCACCACCAACTCCCCCGGCTCGACGGCTGTGCCCAACGCCAATTACCTCCCGGTCACCAATGTCCTGCTGACCTGGACCAACGGGGACAGCAGCCCCAAGACGTTCATGGTGCCGGTGCTGCACGACCACCAAATTACTTCCGATCTGACGGTGGATCTCCAGTTATCCACGCCGGTGTTGAACGGCGTGACCAACGACGCCGCCTTGGGTCTGCTCAGCAGCGCCCGCCTGACCATCCTGAATGTTGATAACCTTGGATTCCTATCCTTCAGCAGCCCTGCGTATTCCCAAAACGAGAGCGGCGGCTTTGCCATTGTCCCCGTGGTGCGCCGGGGTGGCAGCGCGGGCACCTTGACTGCCACGTTCAACACCACGCCGGGTCCCGACACCCTGGCGGGCACTCACTTCCTTCCGACCAATGGTTCCTTAAGCTTCGGGCCGGGCGAAGTCAGCAAGGTCTTTACGGTGCCGCTGATAAACAATCATCGCACTGATTTGTCGAACCGCGCGGTCGTGCTGCAACTGACCAATGAGACTCCAGCCGGCGTCCTGGCTGCTCCTTCCACGGCGCTCCTCAACATCGTCAGTGGCGGCTTTAATTTGCCGCCCGGCAGTGCCGACCCCAACTTCCGTCCCGCGTTCGACGGAGTTGTCAATGCGGTTGCTTTGCAGCCCAACGGCGCGGTTGTGGCTGGCGGCGCCTTCACGATAGCCAATTCGGTTACCCGCAATCGTCTCGCCCGCCTGAACGCGGATGGCTCGCTTGACTTCACCTTCGCCTCCCGGCCGGGCGGGGCCAATGACGCGATCCGCGCCCTCGCGCTCCAGTCCGATGGCCGCATCCTTATCGCCGGCGACTTCACGACCTACGACGGCATTAACCGCAGCCGCTTTGCGCGCGTCAACCTGGACGGCACGCTCGACTGGCAGTTCGACCCGGGCTCCGCCCTGAACCAAAGCGCCTACACAGTGGTCGAGACGTTCACCGACACGAACCGGATCGTGCGCAAGATTCTGGTCGGCGGGAATTTCACCCTGGCTAACGGCGAGTCGCGCCATTATTTGGCGCAGTTCAACGACGATGGCGCCGTGGACCCCGACTTCAATGCTGACAATGGTGCTGGAGGTATTGCCGGGCCGGTGTGGGCCATCGCCGTCCAGCCCGATCGCAAGATCATTATCGGGGGCGACTTCCTCTCAATCAACGGTGTGGCGCGCAACCACATCGCCCGGCTCAATCCCGATGGTTCCCTGGACCAGAGTTTCAATAATCCCGGCACCGGCGCGAACGGCTCGGTGCGCACCCTCGCCCTCCAGCTCGATGGCGGCATCCTCGTGGGCGGCCTATTTACCCGGTTCAACGACCAACCCCAGAACCGCATCGCCCGGCTCAACGCCGACGGCTCTTCCGACCCCGGCTTTAGCGGGGGGGTTGGGGCCGACGGCGCGGTGTATGCCATTGCCCTGCAGCCGGACAACCGCATTCTGTTGGGCGGCGAGTTCACTCGTTATGACGGCGTGACCCGCGGCCACTTGACACGCCTCAATCCGGATGGGTCTGTGGATCCCACCATTAACTTCGGCGTCGGGTGTAACAGCTACGTGGCTTCGCTCGTGGTGCAGCCGGACGACTCCATCCTCCTGGGTGGGGGCTTTACAACCTACGACAATGCGAGCGCGCCCTACCTGGCCCGCATCCGCGGTCGGTCGGTCGCCGGCCCGGGCACCTTTGAATTCACCTCCGCGACCTTTGGCGCCAATGAAACCGCCAGCAACGCCGTGGTCACGATCCGGCGGCGCGGCGGCACCAGTGGTGCGACAGCCAGCGATCCGAACGTGTATGTGACCGTAGCCACGAGCAACGGTTCGTTCCCCAACGGGGCTACTAACGGTGTGAACTATATCGGCGGCATGTTCACGAACACGTTCCCGCCCGGGGAGACATTTGGAACCGTGCTCATCCCGCTGCTGCACGATTTTCAGGTTACCCCTGACCTGGCCGTGAACCTGCGGTTGACGAACATCCAACCGCTCGGCCTGGCTGGCCTCGGCAACCAACCCTCTGCCACGCTCTTTATCACCAACGTGGATAGCGGCGTGCGCCTTTCTTCCGCCGCCTACTCCATCGCGAAAGACGCCCAGGAGGGCCGTGCTACCATAACAATTGAACGCTTCGGCAGCACCGTTGACGCGGCCCAGGTGGACTTCATGACCACGACCGGCGGCACTGCGCTGCCGTTCGTCCGCTATATCCCCGTGGCAACGAACGTTATCTTTGCCCCTGGCCAGACATCCCAGAACGTTTTCATTCCGATCATCAACGATGATCAGGTCCTGGGCGATCAGACGGTGACAATGGCGCTGGCCAATCCGAGCAACACCCTGCTGTCCACGCCCGCAGCCGCCACCCTGACAATCCGCGAGACCAGCACCGCCAGTGGCACGCTCGCGTTCAGCGCGCCCAGCTACGTGGTTAGTGAGAAGGGCCTTAACGCCCGCCTGGTTGTTTTCCGCACCAACGGCGTCACAGGAACGGTTACGGCGGATTACTTCACCCGGGATGGGACGGCAGCGGCCGGTGTAAAGTACGTCGCCACGAACGGCGCCCTGATTTTCGCCGACGGTGAAACCAGCAAGACAATCATGGTGCCGATCATTGACGAGCCCATTGTCCAGGGGGACCAGTTGTTTTTCGTGGTCCTGACTAATGCGGGTGGCGGGGCCACTTTCACCGGACCGACAACCGTCCCGGTGGCAATTGTGGATGACGACGTGGGAATCAGTTTCGCCGCGCCAATTTATGCCGTGTCGGAGACCGCCGGCACATTGTCCCTTTCCGTGTTTCGCCAGAATGGCACCAACTTGACCACGACAGTCCGCTATGCCACCACCAACCTGACGGCCAGCGCGGGCATCAACTATGTCGGCGTCACCAACGGCATGCTTACCTTCAACCCCGGCGAGACGGCCAAGGCTATCATTATCCAGGTCTTGCGCGATCCCAAGGTGACCGGGGACGCGCAGTTCGTGATGAACCTTTTCAGCCCCACGAATGTTTCCAATCCCGCCGTGCCCGTTCAACTGTTTAACTTTAGCTCGACGGTGGTGAACGTGCTGGATACCGACACCGGGTTCACTTTCGGCACCACCAATCGCATTGTCATCACCAACCCCGACGCTTCGGTCGTGACCAATGCCAGTTACGGCGTGCTCAAGAGCGGCACCAACCTGCTCGTTACCGTCATCCGCTCCAACGCGAACACCGGGACCGTTTCCGTCAACTACTCGACGGTGACCAACGCCAACGACACCGCGGTTGCTGGGATGGATTACGGCTTCACGAGCGGCCTGTTGACTTTCAGCAACAACGTTCCCGTCCAGTCGTTTCTGGTGCCGATCCTCAACAACCGGCTGCCCGAAGGGGATCAGACATTCAGCATCCGGCTGTTCAACCCTGGCGGCGGCGCCCAATTGCTTGCTCCCAGCACCGCCACGGTCACCATCACCGACAATGTCTCCGCGGTGAGTTTCTCCAGCGCCGACTACCGGGTGAACGAAAACGCCGGGTCCGCCACCATCGCCGTTGTGCGCAGCAACTTCACCAACAGCATTGTGCGCGTGGACTTCGGCACCACCAACCTGACGGCCATTCCCGGAATTAACTATTCCAATGTCAGTGGCACCCTTACCTTCAACCCTGGCGAAACGCTCAAGACCTTCACGGTGCCGGTCAAAGACGATGGCATACTGCAGGGCGAAACCACGGTCTCGTTGCTTCTCTCCAACCTGGTCGGCAATGCCGTCTTCGTCAATCCCAGCGCCGCCACGCTCACAGTCCTGGAGACGGATGGCAGCCTGATCGTCAATGCCGGCTCGGCCCTCGTCGCGGAGAGCGGCCCGATTAACGGGACGATTGACCCGGGCGAGACGGTGACCGTGCGCTTTGCCTTGCGGAACAGGCTCGGCACCAACACCGTGAACCTGGTCGCCGAACTCCTGGCCACGAACGGGGTGGCTAACCCCAGGGCGAACCTGACCAACACGCCCGCCACCAACAGCTACGGCGTGCTGGTGACGCACGGACCCTCGGCGTGGAAGCCGTTTACCTTCACCGCGATTGGCACGAACGGCCAGACTATTGGCGCCACCTTCCAGCTTGAAGACCGGCCCCCGGGCGCAACCAACAATCTCGGTCAAGTCGTGTTCAACTTTACGCTGGGCCAGGGAGCGACCCGCTTCGCCAACTCGGCGGCCATTATTATCAACGATAATACGAACGCCACTCCTTATCCTTCGACCATCAATGTCGCCGGCCTGGCCGGGTTGGTGACCAAAGCCACGGTGACACTGTCAAATCTGAGTCACACCTGGCCCAATGACGTTGACGTTCTGCTCGTGTCGCCCACCGGCCAGAAGTCATATTTGATGGCCAAGTGCGGCAGCAGTTTCACCGTCAATAATGTGAACCTGACGTTTGACGATACGGCCGCCAGTTTGCCGCGCTTCAGCGCGCTGGTCTCCGGCACTAATCGGCCGACCTCCTACGCCATGGCGACCCCGCCCTTCCCGCCGGCACTCACCCCGCCCGCGCCCTACAGCACCAATCTGTCCGCCTTTAACGGCCGGGATCCTAATGGCGACTGGTCGCTCTATGTGATTGACGACGCGCTGGGCAACCACGGCGCCATCTCCAATGGCTGGTCCCTCAGCCTGGTCACCTCCGGGGCGGTCTCGCCCGCCGCCGACGTTGGCCTTGCCATGACGGTCTCAGATCCCAAGCCTCCCTACGTCGTGACCAGCAACCTGACCTTCACGCTCAGCCTGACTAATTACGGTCCCTGGCACGCCTCGAACGTCGTTGTGACTCTCCCCGTGCCCGCCGGGATGGCTTACGTGACGAGTTCGCGGCCCGGCAGCACGACCTACGGCGCGGGCGTGGTGACCTGGACAACCGCGTGGCTTGGAACCAACGCTGCGAATGACTGGGCTGCCAACGCCATCACCCTCCAGCCCACCAATACCGGCGCGTTTACGATCGCGGCAGCGTTGACGACCAGCACCTCCGACGTGAATCCGGACAACAATACGGCTTCGACCAATATTCTCGTCGCCGCCCCCACCGCCGATCTGCTTCTCACTCTCGCGGACTCGCCCAATCCGGTGCTGCTGGGCAGCGAACTGACTTACACGTTCACTGTCTCAAATCGTGGCCCGGCGACCGCTACCGGCGTGGCCGTCTCCAACACGCTGCCGTCCTCGGTGTCCTTTGTCTCCGCCTCGCCGGGCAGCACCACCAGCTACACGGAGTCAGGCCAGCTCGTCGTCACCTATGCAAACCTGGGGAACTTGACCAATGGCGCGAAGGCCAGCTTCACAATTACCGTCAGACCGTTGGCGGTGGGCACCATCACCGACGCCGCCTCTTGTCGCTCCGATATCATTGATCCTCTCAAGGCGAACAACGCGGCGGCCGTCAAGACTATCGTTCAAGCTGCGCCTCTGGACCTTACCTTCACGCGCGTCAGCGGCGGGCTGGCGATCTCCTGGCCGGCTTACGCGGGTTACTTCCTGGAAAGCACGACTGACTTGAGGCCGCCCGCCGTCTGGCTGCCGGTGACCGATGCGCAGCAAGCTTTGGTCGACGGGCAGATCACGGTCGTCGTGCCCATCGGCCCCGGCAACCGGTTCTTCCGGCTCAACTGGACTTCGACGCCGACACCGCTGCCGCTTAACGTCTCACACGCGGGTGCCAACGTGATCATCGCCTGGCCGGCGAACCTGTGGAATCTCGGCCTGGAAAGCACGGCCACCTTGACCCCGCCGGTGGTTTGGACTCGGGTTGACGGCCCGGCGCCAGTGATCGTGGACGGGCTCAACACAGTCACCCTGCCCATCGGCAGCGGGTCCAGAATGTTCCGCCTCGGCGCGCAGTAA